Proteins found in one Aquibium microcysteis genomic segment:
- a CDS encoding DEAD/DEAH box helicase, whose product MDRNTLVREPQREAFAAIDRFVNEGDREAGVVLPVGCGKSGTIAISPFAFKSNRTLVVAPNLNIARQLLKEFDPANVDMFYQKAKVIGAPYPEPVEIRGKTTNRGDLDVSDVVVTNIQQLQGDENRWLQDLPDDYFDLILFDEGHHNVAASWDLLKAKFPAARIVNFSATPMRSDGQLMAGKIIYSYPVARAIRAGYVKRLKAVVLNPKTLRYVRREDGQEIEVSLDEVRRLGEDDSGFRRSIVSSEATMTTIVDASIRELDRLRKEAGDNNLKIIASALNFVHCGEIVKAYRARGRRADYVHSLEDGKANDKVMKKLENNELDVIVQVRKLGEGFDHPRLAVAAVFSIFANLSPFVQFVGRIMRVVMQNAPDNPVNRGVVVFHAGANVARRWSDFQSYTGADQEFFDALLPMEELDFSRGDEIEIDPVVPGSGDSVQVRSQTEVQLEEIPLIEDDAEAQEMIRKLRERGYTGEVVARAMNQLDAVPVTKVRQRQAHRAALDIRIKTEVGRIFAVRKINHQGYDLDRRRLNKTNFVVMKGAIDDQANKLVGRKSGERGEFTQGELDRIEADFAGIVERATKAVFDA is encoded by the coding sequence GTGGACAGAAACACGCTAGTCCGTGAGCCGCAGCGTGAAGCATTCGCAGCCATTGATCGGTTCGTCAACGAGGGCGACAGGGAAGCGGGAGTCGTGCTGCCGGTCGGCTGCGGCAAGTCGGGGACGATCGCCATCTCACCGTTCGCCTTCAAGTCCAACCGCACGTTGGTTGTGGCGCCGAACCTAAACATTGCCCGACAACTTTTAAAAGAATTCGATCCCGCGAACGTGGACATGTTCTATCAGAAGGCAAAGGTGATCGGCGCTCCGTATCCTGAGCCGGTCGAGATCAGGGGTAAAACGACCAATCGCGGCGACCTCGACGTATCTGACGTCGTCGTCACGAATATCCAACAGCTCCAAGGCGATGAAAACCGCTGGCTTCAGGATCTGCCGGATGACTACTTCGATCTCATCCTCTTTGACGAAGGGCATCACAACGTCGCGGCGTCCTGGGACCTTCTCAAGGCGAAGTTCCCCGCCGCACGCATTGTCAACTTTAGCGCTACTCCTATGCGCTCGGACGGCCAACTCATGGCCGGCAAGATCATCTACTCTTACCCGGTCGCGCGGGCAATCCGCGCCGGCTACGTGAAGCGGCTCAAGGCCGTAGTGCTCAACCCCAAGACGCTACGTTATGTCCGGCGAGAGGACGGGCAGGAGATCGAGGTGAGCCTCGACGAAGTGCGGCGGCTTGGCGAGGACGATTCCGGTTTCCGTCGTAGCATCGTATCATCAGAGGCGACCATGACGACCATCGTCGACGCCTCGATCCGCGAACTAGATCGGCTTCGGAAGGAAGCGGGCGACAACAATCTTAAGATCATCGCCTCCGCTCTGAACTTCGTGCACTGCGGGGAGATCGTGAAGGCATACCGGGCGCGCGGTCGCCGCGCGGACTACGTGCACTCCCTCGAGGATGGCAAGGCCAACGATAAGGTAATGAAAAAGCTCGAGAACAACGAGCTCGATGTGATCGTTCAAGTGCGAAAGCTCGGGGAGGGCTTCGATCACCCACGCCTAGCAGTGGCCGCCGTGTTCAGCATCTTCGCCAATCTCTCGCCCTTTGTGCAGTTCGTTGGCCGCATCATGCGCGTGGTGATGCAGAACGCGCCCGACAACCCGGTGAACCGCGGCGTCGTGGTGTTCCATGCCGGCGCTAACGTCGCCAGACGGTGGAGCGATTTCCAATCCTACACCGGCGCAGACCAGGAGTTCTTCGACGCCCTGCTGCCGATGGAGGAACTTGACTTCTCGCGTGGCGACGAGATCGAGATCGATCCAGTTGTGCCGGGATCAGGCGATAGCGTCCAGGTCCGCTCGCAAACGGAGGTCCAGCTCGAGGAGATCCCGCTCATCGAGGACGACGCTGAGGCACAGGAGATGATCCGGAAACTCCGCGAGCGCGGCTACACCGGCGAAGTTGTTGCGCGGGCCATGAATCAGCTCGACGCCGTGCCGGTGACGAAGGTGCGTCAGCGCCAGGCTCATCGTGCCGCCCTTGACATTCGGATCAAGACGGAGGTTGGCAGGATCTTTGCCGTCAGGAAGATCAACCATCAGGGATACGACCTCGACCGAAGGCGGCTGAACAAGACGAATTTCGTCGTGATGAAAGGCGCGATTGACGATCAGGCCAACAAGCTGGTCGGCAGAAAATCAGGCGAGCGCGGCGAGTTCACACAGGGAGAGCTAGACCGTATCGAGGCCGATTTCGCTGGTATCGTCGAGCGCGCGACTAAGGCGGTGTTCGATGCCTAG
- a CDS encoding TRAP transporter small permease, translated as MSGFDRIIGRVSALVDGAAAIFLAIITALTFLAVLLRYVFNVPFPGSFDVSRLLLGVAIFWGIAAAAWRNEHIKVDLFWQILPARAQKAVDLFSDILFAGFVFTFAWMLFRQVEKVRGSGLTTFEMGIPVWPFTAVAWLGILFCALVLAARVLRSLAALVAPAGDARP; from the coding sequence ATGAGCGGATTCGATCGGATCATCGGCCGGGTGTCGGCGCTTGTCGACGGCGCGGCGGCGATCTTCCTCGCCATCATCACGGCGCTGACCTTCCTGGCGGTGCTGCTGCGCTACGTCTTCAACGTGCCCTTCCCCGGCTCCTTCGACGTCAGCCGGCTGCTGCTCGGCGTCGCGATCTTCTGGGGCATCGCGGCGGCGGCCTGGCGCAACGAGCACATCAAGGTCGACCTGTTCTGGCAGATCCTGCCGGCACGCGCGCAGAAGGCGGTGGACCTGTTCTCGGACATCCTGTTTGCCGGCTTCGTCTTCACCTTCGCCTGGATGCTGTTCCGGCAGGTCGAGAAGGTGCGCGGCTCGGGCCTGACGACCTTCGAGATGGGAATACCGGTCTGGCCCTTCACCGCCGTGGCCTGGCTCGGCATCCTGTTCTGCGCGCTGGTGCTCGCGGCCCGGGTGCTGCGGTCGCTCGCCGCGCTGGTGGCGCCTGCGGGTGACGCACGGCCATGA